The following DNA comes from Carassius auratus strain Wakin chromosome 46, ASM336829v1, whole genome shotgun sequence.
TTCTCCTCTAGATCTTTAATCTGTCTCTTCTGAATGTCAGTCTTGTCCTCCAGGTCCCTGATCCTCTGCATTGAGAGAAACACACAGTGCTAATCATCAATACCAACCTCATTTAGAAATACAGTCTAAGACCACTAGCTGAAAGCACAACTGAAAGCAGATTCAAATAAATAGCACAGAAATGTgagacttaaagctgcggtaggtaacttttgacgctctagcggttaataaacagaactgcttgcgtcttgcggaagaacatcgtagccggaactacttctctctgtttatgtctatgaagaatcacaaaggtactgggttactccgccgcggtatccccgaagcaatctaaaatagtctgaatataaacacttattataggtgcaccctagtgattcaggacaagctaaaaacacggtttggaaaatggattcatggtgtactcgcttattatatacatttttctacattttgaacacaaacaaagttacggaccgcaagctctgattggttgttttttaccgggagcaatggagtttctgcaatggcaataggacactgaaagagccagaggagcttgattttttcacagattatctgtctcatattctactgtcaggacataatgacagctttaataaatatgtaaaaaaatatattttttacaaaagttccctacagcacctttaaatgtaCATGGGTTCACAAAAGTCTAAGTATTTGTCATGTCTCAGGAATCTGCTGCCCTCTTCTGTTCATAAAAACTCTTGCATCGACATACCGTGCATCACACACAGAACCAACAGATATAACAAGTCTTGCATTTAAGAggttatttgtgtttgtattacaGTTACCAGATCATTGGTGCATTTTACTCTGGTATGTGGCTGACTATAAGTTTAATTTGATAATTGTATGAGTGTAGTGTTGTGTGTGGAATGCTGTATTGATATTTCCACTTGTTCTTTGCCTAATGGCATAACGCCCCTGTACTCTTTCCAAAATCAGTTTAATAATCGACTGAGCTGTCAGTCTGGTGTAATCTGCTGAACACTCTTGGCATCTCTGATCTTCGATCTATCGTGCCGAACACATAAAGTCTGCTGAGGTTGATTTAGGTTATGTGTGTTATATGTTATATCTGATCTGTACTCTTCTTCTTTTGGTTGCTTATTTCTTCAACAAGGAGTCGTTATTTAATTAGTGTGTCTTCAAAATGGGTTTAACCACTTTGTGTTCCACCTATAcgtaaaacatcattttaaagtatgatttttagatttttagtatcattgagaaatataattattagaaatactataatattttttttaaataaatgtaagtcatattttttaatttcaaggTAAGATtgtagtcattttgttgtgtttttgacttttttgttttgtttttaaacgtctatataatttatattcatttttattacagttttagttatttcagtacatcaagttaaataaaaaaatgagaaattgTGCCTTGAAAATTACCTGCAATTAaatacgttttattttatttcaattaacatctATTTTACTatggttttagctttagttaactaAACCAATCCTGATTTAGAggctcaaactgagcaaaaatatgcaatttggtgcagataTTTAAATCTATATGGCCAAAAGTAAGATTAAATACAGAGAGCTTGaatgtaaatcaacatgtttttaaaatagaagtttaacataatatttacataaaatgcatacaaatataagTTTTCACTCCCAATAATCTGTCTtagttttatattctattttatttcatgtttgtcACATAAATTTCCCCCATCTTTacatataaactaaataataataacatgactTGTTATTCTTGCATCCCGAGGATGCCTTCTGTGGCCGTTCTCCTTGAGAATATGAAATATAAAGTGTCAGAAGCTTGCTCTTATGGTTTGTGTTTGTGAAGACTGCACCTGATGCGCCTGATGGAGCAGCTCCATCCTCTCCTGCAGCACCTGACAGTCAATCTCTCGGCTCTTCCTCAGCATCTGTCTGCGCAGCTTCTCCACGGCCGTGCGTAACTCGTCCTTCTGCAGCTCGTCCAGAGGCTCTCCGTATCTGATCACTTTATCCTGCTGCAGAGCGTTGTACAGAGTCGCCTCCAGCTCCTGGATttgctgttacacacacacatttttccatTAAACCAAATAATCGTTGGTTTGGTTTATGGTTTAGAGAAAAGCTATTGCCAAAACACTGTTGGAAGCAAAAAGAAATGGAAGAACATCTAAGATTCAAATATCCTTTGTGAACCTTTTTGCTTTTTTGGATTACttgaagtgtttgtgtgtataccTGCTTACACAATTTGGATACAAATTTGTACCCAAAAGTGAGCCTAACCtgaaaaaatcaacaacaacaaaaaagctccCTTTGTGGACGTCCTCATTTGTAAAGCTAAAgtaaactaagtttttttttcttttttaaattggaGAAATTAAGAAAGATTTCTgtcaggggtagggttaggttgtgtagggttgtgtgtgtgtgtgtgtgtgtgtgtgtgtgtgtgtgtgtgtggttctttTTCTCTCATCATCAGCAGTACAAGCAGTAAAACACTAACCAAAAGAGTCACACATCTACAACCCTGAACACATCAGATAAGCTTTTTTACCTTcattgtcatccttttttttcacattattttaaagacaatCTTTATGTTTATTGATTTGCGTTACTGTACtacttttcttatttttgtgTGCACATGTTGTTCGGTTTAATCTAAAAACATTGCACTCATATAAAGCAATAACGGTTccttgtgttcctgtggctcagtgctagagcattgtgttagcagcgcaaaaggtcttGGGTTCGGTTCTggatactggtaaaaaaaaaaagcaatgtaaGTCActatggataaaagtgtctgctaaatgcataaatgtaaaagttCAATTTCTGTCTTTATTGGCTGTGACGATGCACTGGGAGATACTCTGTTAAGTTCCAAAATCACAGAATTTAAACAACACACAGAATTCTCTAAAACATAACTTCTCAGCTGAAGTTCATAAAAAGAAGAAAGGGCATTAAATGCATTAGTATTTCACCATGTATGCCTGATCCAGCGCCTGCTTCCTGTAGTCCAGCTCCTCCTCCAGATAACCCTTCTGTTTGCAGAACATCTCCTGCAAATCATCATCAGGACATCAGTAAACGCTCTTCCCTCTGTCTCACAATGAGCTAGTTTAACTAATGCATCTGTCTCGCAATGCATCTCACACAATGACATCTGCGTGATAATTTCAGCTTCTGAAATACCCTTTAAGTCAAATGCATTCAAAGACTGTGTTTCCACAACTTCTTGTTGTCTTCTGAGCATCTTTCTCATTTGATTTCTGTGTCGCCCTGTGTTTGCCTCTCTCATTATTTACACTGCATGCCTAAATGCTTGAAACTAGGTTTGTaaaagtacattatttatttatttaggaatgGTTGATTTGAAGTGGATAGTAAAGTGTCTGGCAAATCCAGAGCATGGAGAGCTGGACCTCAGATCCATTCTCAAATATAAGAGCTTTCTTTAAGACTCTGTTGTCTTTAAATAAACACAGGATCATTCTAAAACGCGTCCAAACCTTTGATGGGTAGTGCACAAATAATAAGACTTGTAGTTTGTACCATCTCGAGCTCCAGGTCCATCATCTTCTGATGCAGAGCTGCTTCTGTGCCTTCGATCTGCTGAATCCACTACATGACACACACACGAAATCAATATAATGATGTGTTTTAGTCAGAACCAGCTAAACTGAGACTAAGACCAGAATCTGTCAAGACCAAGACTGGGTGAAGACAAAGAACAGAAACTCTTTTCAAATTCATCTGAAAGATCCGTATTTATTGACTAAGAAAGTCATTTATGCCAAAATTACAAATGCATAGACAATGCCatgagattaatgttttaaaagcaaaCCTTTGAGTCCAGTTAAATATACTGATACTCTCAAGATGAAAATAAAAcggccagtaggtggcagcaaatcACTTAaagagtgaatcactgaatcatttattcaactgattcgttcaaagcagCGGATTCATTCTCAGAAACGTTCGGCTGTGGATTTGTGTGGATCTATTGTCCAACACTTGTGCTTAAACTGTGATCACAGCTGTCTAATGAACTTCTTCTGCATTGaatttgtataaaatcaatattatgTTCATGCAATCTTGCTTATATTCGGGAAAACATCTCTCCTGcttaattatttcaaatgttgCAATATAAAAAATCTTCAATTATCTTGAATTTGGTGGGCATTTGTATGATCCCATTCACTTCTTATTTCAACAGAACTAAGCTACTGAGTTCGTCTGAAGCAGGAAACTTTAAAACTTTTAAGTCCCCTTTATTTCCACAGCGCTTCAttcaatacagattgtttcaatgCATTGTTTCAATGATGCAAACTAAATTCAATTCTTCTCTTAAAAACCACAACAGTAAACAGACATTATACAGTAGAAATGCACCCCGCAGCTCTGGTCTTATCTACAGTCTGAGGAAAGCACGTACCTTCTCAGCGAGCGACAGCACGGTACTGGCTTGAATAATGGCCACCTGCTCCTCGTTCCTCAAGTTCTGCATAAAACCATGAACATGCATTGAGCACATCGAGTCTCAGGTGTGTGTTATTAACGTTAAACACTAGATTATCAGACTTGTGTGACGTACCCCGTTATCTCCGAGTATATCCAGCAGCTTGATGAGGTCTGGTATACACACGTCCTGTTGAGAACACATCTGGGTCAGCTGTTCTCACTCTTACTGTCAGATTATGATTTCATATTTACCTTCACGCCCTCCTTGATACAGTAGATCTGCAGCGCGCTCACTCCCTCGGAGAACGGGTGGATGTGGAGGTTAAACGGAGGCGATCTCCTCTCACGCTCCTGACGGGTCACATCAAACACACATCACACGCTTCCTCAAATAAATCTCTACTGACATCTACACTCTTAacattttaagagaaaaaaacattactagATACTGACTCTTCAAAATAAACCTGATCTAAATAAATCTCTGCGTGCATCGTGCTTTGCATCAAAAATCCAAATAAATGTGTCAACCATAATAAATGTAGCTGTCTATGTATTCTATCAttatttattgcaattaattaaaatatagctTCTTATGGAAGATTGCGTTCAGCGAAAAGATttgaaatagataaataaataaaaggaaatcaattaagacttttttctatataaactaagaattgtgaatatttttttttttgaaaagtcaaaattgtaagataaaatgttgcaattatctttttcttttttttcttttttttactccatggcataaaaaaacagaaagttaagACATAAACGTATAAttctgagggagaaaaaaattatgcaaactctcaattctgattatttttatttattttttttttttttttccacaattccAAGTTTACGTCTCGCAATTCTTCTCAAAAGAGGGGGAAATGATAAatagtcacaattaccttttaaatgtttttatagtttctataatatatatcatatatatatatatatatatatatatatatatatatatatatatatatatatatatatatatatatatatatatatatatatatagccttcaTCGGCTGTAAATTGAGTTGGAATTAACCTTAACAGGATAAACTGAAACGTCCGCTTGTATTTGTCTTAAGAACATAAGAAGCTTCAAAATGAAAGTGCATCACGTCAGGAAATACACATGAAGAAAACTTGGATACCAGTTAAAACGCCGGCCATAACTCTCTGTAAATACAACTGCATATTTCTTCCCAAACTCTTATGACCTACGAGTCTGACAGAGATTAACAGAGATTACTCAAACCTCCAGCTCAAGGATGCGAAACTCCAGCAGTTCGTTCTGATCTTTAGAGTCCTGTAGCTCCTGCTGCAGCTTTCCGTTGTCATTCTCACACTTTCCAATCTGGTGAAGAAACAGCAGAAATAAGACTGATGATGGATGATGGTGCATGTTGATGATCCGATTCAACCATACTTCTGGTAAACATGGCATTTGTGTTCAAATTCATCAATTCTGAAGAGGTCTGAACTTTCTTCTCCTGCGTCCTATTCTTCATGAAATCCAGGTTTCTTCGAGctgcgccctctactgtacagacctGAATTTACACTTCCTTCAGCCGGAGGCATATCAGTTCACTTTCGATGTGAGTGAGCTTTTACATTTgcaaaaaatataactttttatattgaaaccAAGTTAACAAGCCCAGTCCAGATGAGAAAAGGTAACGTGAAAGTAACataacattactttccataaaatgcAATTATGGGAGTAGTGCAATATCGTAATGCATTTCTATTAAAAGCGCTGTTATCTTTGATGATGGTGTTCACTCACCTTCTCCAGAAGCTCTTGATTGCGTCTGAGGAACAGTTGCTTCTCTTCCACCCATCTGGAGTCCTGGAAGAACCAGAGCAAATGACGGGAATCAGACTGTGCTTTACAACCAGCTACTCTGTCAAATCAGTCTGTATGCATGTAAACCACAGGTCACTGGGTATAAAATCTGCATGCACTAGCATCAATAATCGTAAAAGACTTTTACCTGTCCTTTTAACGCGAGCTCTTTCTCCAGGTCTTCAATTTTAGCTTTATACCTTTGAACGTCTGCCTGGAGCTGCTCGTGAGCCTGCAACGATAAGAAAACTATCAAACATCGAACATTTGAGAGCAGAAGTTTTATATGAAATTTAGTTCggagaccaattctcactattgacTAACAATTAGGTATGACATTCGTCTCAATAAACTCCTGaactgctgcttattaatagttagtaaggtagttgttatgtTTATGTATGGGGTAGAATTATATTATTATGCTCATGCAGGATAAGAGATtaatatatgtgctttataagtactaataaacagctaatgtgtgtttgtattgtagtcatttttatttgttttgttttgtaattgtctatacagtatttattacattttgatttattattgttagttattttagtacttcggCTTTAGAGAGcggaaataaaataagtttacttttttatgtcattattttatctcagtttccttttttattatagttttagttaacaataataagcATGATCTTGGCATGTCTTTCTTTTTGACAGTGCATTCATCAGGATTCAACATTTGAGTATCTAATTATTAAAAGCTGTATTTATATtgttgtatgtatatgtgtataaattgcatttataatatatttttgaaagaggTCATAAATCTAGGCTAAAGAGAGTTTTTTAACCtaatttctgtaatatttatgGATAACCAGTTGTGCACCGACAgtgtttgtgaccctggagcacaaaaccagtcataagggtcaatttttcaaaTTTGAGattgaataaatgatctctctattgatgtgtggtttgtcaggaggacaatatttgtcagaGATGCAACTCTTTGAAAACCTGGAATTTGAGGAatgaaaaaaaatcgaaatattgagaaaatcatctttaaagttgttcaaatgaagttcttagcaatgcatattactaatcaaacattaagttttgatatatttactgtaggagatttactaaatgtcttcatggaacatgatctttacttaatatcctaatgatttttggcataaaataaaaatctatcattttgacctgtgcaatgtttttttttttctcaagactGCTTCTGCACTCCAGGGACAGATTTGAGGAATACCTTAGCCTCCATTTCAGCGTCCAGCACTCCTCCTTTCTGCTCCTGTAGGAGGGCATAGGCTCTCTGAAGAGCCTGATATTCCCGTGTCAGCTGCTTAAAGCGCAATTCAGACTCTTCAGCCGCCAGACCCTTCAACAACAAAATATCTATGAGAAATAATGGACACGTACAGCATACAGCACAGGGATCCTGACTGAGAAATGAATGAAATCCCTAATCTTGCTGAATGCTCACCTGCTCTAAATCTTCATCTGGAGTAGCCGGGGTTCGATCCATGCGCAGGGAAGCCACGGAGGACGTCTCTGAATCCATGGACTCTTCATCATATCCATAGAACGTGTCTACAACAATATGCCTCTGTGCAGGGAACAACAAGAGCAGGTCCAGGTAAACATGGACCTTTTCATGGAATTTCGGAGAGTCTGAGCCCCAGAGTGGCTGGATGCTCCAAAAGTTAAAAAACCCACTGCAATGCTTTGAATGCTGATAGGAGAAAACACTGTAACAGTAGCAATGCTTGCATACACACATTTATCGCATGAAAACACTGAATGGATGCACCAAGATGCAtgaaaaatctcaaaatgtgcattattaaaaaataccatttttGAATCTGATAAAGTAAAATCTGGAAGGCAAGTATCACTGATGTCTCTaggaaaatattttcttttctaatATTTAACCAATAACTaaccattcaacattacagtataattgagagcTGCCAACTTGAacattaattatgtttatttctaAATCTACACATCAACCCGttataataaatatcatatttagcTACCTCTGCCCTTCAGATAGTAGGAAATACTCAGAAATAGAATAAAGTTATCAATAACTAAATTCTAAATTGGATATAGAGGAGTCTTTAAAGCTGCGTGTTATTGATTCACTCTTCTGTTTTCATCATAGTTTCTCACGACCCTTTCCCTTAAAGTCTTAAAGTCTCTATCATGAGCTGACGTTTGGGAAACCACTGCATTTCAGAGACATAACTCTGACTCATCTACAgtataacaaatatttacatgcatgcacagattAAAGGCAGCTTTAATCGCCAACATTATGACTTAACTGACCACATGACTATGACATTGCATCCATATGAAATATCAGCGCGGTCTAATAAGACGTGAAGATTTGGTTCTCTTGAATATACGTGGTGTGGAAACATTACttcacaaatgttttatgtgatattCTACATTTTTTGCACAAGGAAACCTAGCTAGCTGAGAAAAGCAAACACTTTCCAAAGCCCTCACCTTTATGGGTCTGCTTCGTTTATGCCTCTTCTTTCTCAGGAGCTTTTCTCTATCCTGAAACATGCACGAGACAGAGATGACAGATGGGTGTTTGGTGCTCTCTGCTGTGACTCTGGCTGGTGTTTTTGAGCAGTACTCACTCGTGTCAGCTCATCGATCATGCTCTGCTGCTCCAGAACCTGCAGCTTGAGGAACTCCATCTCTTCATCGTCGTTGGCCTGATCCAGATCATTCAGAGACTTGAGTTTCTTCAGAGGAGGATGGGAGGTGATCTTCTCCTTCTGAATACAACAAGATAGAAAAGCACTGACAACTTAATTGGTGTAGAGACGATTTTGCTGAGATGAGATGCTGAGATGGCTTTCTGTGCTTTGTTGGCATTCGGTAACAAATGCATTAGATTTAATGTCACAATAAACTGAAATCACAAAGCAAATTCAATCTGGACAGACATTAGGAAATAACGAGGAACGCACCATCTCCAGGTTCTCCTTGGTTATGGATTTAAGTTTGTCCTCTGTCCTCTGAAGGGAAAGGCTGAGTTCAtcatttttcttgtttaataatTTGTTCTTCTCCAGTAAGGGCTTGCACTGTTTCTCTGTTTCCCGAACACGCTTCAACTGAGAGGAGCAGTTCAGGGTTAATTATTCATATCCAAAAAACATAAAGAGAGATGTTTCTAAGACTGCACATAAAAGAGGATGCATGCTAAGGGTTTAATCGTCTTGTAAAAACCAACAACAATTGCACGGTTGGCGTTGTCTTTTTATCCTTCACTGCAACATTAGGTTCAACATCAATGACATACCAGCTCGTTTCTTTCATCCACTAAGATTGAATTGCGGTCCTCCAGTTTGCGAATGGTTGATTTGAGTTCACTCATGCGTTTCTGGTTTCTTCTCATGTCCTAAAACACATGCACCAGATAAACCTGTAACATTTTCCgaacttgacacacacacacacacacgcactgtcCATTGCTTAATAAAGGAAAATGTATGCACTACTATAAAATGTTCACGTTATTAACCCATATTTACACTGGCAGATTACTAGCAGAGTATCACGTAAATGCATTACACTGGCTTATAGCAATAACAATAaacctttacttaaaatgatgCATTACAAGAACAGACATAACCATTTAGATTCAATCTTTTGTTGTTATAACAGCAATCATTTATGCTGATATCATTTTCAGATTGTAGACTGTGTGTTTAAGACGTATGTGCATCTGTGAATTCGGGAAGTCTGGTTTCTTTACCGGACTCCCACAGTGCTCTGCTCCGTCTCCAGCGCGGCCGGGGATCTCTCTTTTGGGGCTTCCCAGGTTGCATTCTGCCTCTTTGACCAGAAACAGCTGCTCATCAAGCGTGTCCTTCTGCAGCTGCAGCTTCTGCACGAAGCCCGTGGCTGTATCCAGCTCTTTCTCCAGCGCGAAGATCGTCCGGTCCTTCGCCTTGATCTCATCCACCTGCACGGTTTAAGAAAAGCTCAAACTGGGTTAACCCTCAGGGTTTGCCTATAGCCATCAGTCACATTAAAGTGCtaaaaacagaagatttattgttaagatttcttaaaaaaaaagtttgaaagcttagactttgtttttaaaagtagtcTGGCGGTGTGAGAATGCagtcatctcttcctctttactactagttatagcacaaaataaacctGAATGAACATTAGGCCGTGTGTCCaccaaaa
Coding sequences within:
- the LOC113063823 gene encoding janus kinase and microtubule-interacting protein 2-like, which gives rise to MAKKGRAKGEKPEALISSLQAANEDLRSKLTDIQIELHQEKCKVTKLEREKVQEGKRIREQEQHRHTVTLTEQRARWHEDKLKELAALRESLTRQHEQELARTAKIKEGEIQRLRTALSALRDGSGEKVRTALTLEAREEARRFFDLERVKLLQEIAELKSTKRQKDEALNTVILADKMKAGDLRTEHQAHQEQINKIKWDSERDVRRLVDEIKAKDRTIFALEKELDTATGFVQKLQLQKDTLDEQLFLVKEAECNLGSPKREIPGRAGDGAEHCGSPDMRRNQKRMSELKSTIRKLEDRNSILVDERNELLKRVRETEKQCKPLLEKNKLLNKKNDELSLSLQRTEDKLKSITKENLEMKEKITSHPPLKKLKSLNDLDQANDDEEMEFLKLQVLEQQSMIDELTRDREKLLRKKRHKRSRPIKRHIVVDTFYGYDEESMDSETSSVASLRMDRTPATPDEDLEQGLAAEESELRFKQLTREYQALQRAYALLQEQKGGVLDAEMEAKAHEQLQADVQRYKAKIEDLEKELALKGQDSRWVEEKQLFLRRNQELLEKIGKCENDNGKLQQELQDSKDQNELLEFRILELEERERRSPPFNLHIHPFSEGVSALQIYCIKEGVKDVCIPDLIKLLDILGDNGNLRNEEQVAIIQASTVLSLAEKWIQQIEGTEAALHQKMMDLELEMEMFCKQKGYLEEELDYRKQALDQAYMQIQELEATLYNALQQDKVIRYGEPLDELQKDELRTAVEKLRRQMLRKSREIDCQVLQERMELLHQAHQRIRDLEDKTDIQKRQIKDLEEKFLFLFLFFSLAFILWP